The following are from one region of the Odontesthes bonariensis isolate fOdoBon6 chromosome 12, fOdoBon6.hap1, whole genome shotgun sequence genome:
- the LOC142396294 gene encoding uncharacterized protein LOC142396294 — translation MCHAIWGGSHSANPIAIQGSMELAPAPLPTPLSPVPSTASVSSAEIEDANESASGTFNYINFCVDTIVPPKTVLCYPNNKPWVTKDIKNILNKKKMAFRAGNKVEVQTIQRELRVKIREAKDKRQLSRLHSGKSAGPDVVSPRVLKACAPQLCGVLHNIFSLSLSLHKVPVKTSCIVPVPKTPRPSGHKDYRPGALTSHIMKTLERLILEQLRPMVRPLLDPLPFAYQPRLGVEDAIIYLLNCVYAHLDKPGSTVRVTYRVRPRGRDPTNFIHPSLSTHIEQVVAGGLWNCQSAVQKAEFISGYASMLFLNFLALTETWITPENTATPTALSDVYSFSHTPRAARRGGGTGLLISKDWKYSLCSILQFSPSSFEFHAVTVSHPVKLTIAVVYRPPGPIGDFLEELDTLVSHFPDDGSGLTLLGDFNIQTEKLHPLVSLLSSFDLALSPSPPTHKAGNILDLIFTRHCSSANLSVTPLYLSDHYFMSYTLSLSSPPSRPSPTHLVSSRPNLRSLSPTDFSSVLSALPAPESFSLLSPDTSTDLLLSTLSSSLDKLCPLTSRPAHSAPPAPWLSDSVRTERRSVRAAECKWRKSKLPEDLLAFQSLLSTFSSSLSAAKTAFFCNKIQTSASNPKELFQTFSSLLQPPSPLPSSSLLPDDFADFFDKKVNDIRSSFPHLPAVHTTHTCRPSTPPSLPPSPSPPSLSHFSPLSANEVLHLVTSSRPTTCSLDPVPSPLLHSAAPDLLPYLTHLINTSLTSGSFPSAFKTARVTPLLKKPALDPSEIKNYRPVSLLPFLSKTLERAVFKQLSSYLHQNNLLDPYQSGFKVGHSTETALLAVTESLQTARANSLSSVLILLDVSAAFDTVNHDILLSTLEGMGVSGSSLSMFSSYLTDRFYQVTLRGSVSKPRRLTTGVPQGSVLGPLLFSLYTSSLGSVIHSHNFSYHCYADDTQLILSFPPSDTQVEARIAACLADISGWMSMHHLKLNLDQTELVFLPGKGCPFRDLAITMDDSVVTSTRTARNLGVTLDDELSFSPNIASVTRSCRFLLYNIRRIRPFLTDKAAQVLIQALVISRLDYCNSLLAGAPASAIRPLELVQKAAARLVFNLPKFSHTTPLLRSLHWLPVAARIQFKTLVLAYRAVEGTAPSYLQAMVKPYTPARPLRSAATRRLAAPSLRGPCARSTRSRLFSVLAPRWWNDLPTDIRTAESLPIFCRRLKTHLFKKNYPDPPS, via the exons ATGTGCCACGCCATCTGGGGAGGAAGCCACTCTGCCAACCCCATTGCCATTCAGGGCAGCATGGAGCTCGCACCCGCTCCTCTTCCCACTCCACTGTCTCCTGTCCCCAGCACAGCATCTGTCAGCTCCGCCGAGATCGAAGATGCAAACGAATCAGCCAGCGGGACCTTTA ATTACATCAACTTCTGCGTCGACACCATCGTCCCACCAAAGACTGTCCTTTGTTATCCAAATAACAAGCCTTGGGTGACAAAGGACATAAAGAACATCCTCAACAAGAAGAAGATGGCTTTCAGAGCTGGCAACAAGGTGGAGGTGCAAACGATCCAGAGGGAGCTGAGAGTGAAGATTAGAGAGGCCAAGGATAA GAGACAGCTGAGCAGACTCCACTCAGGCAAGTCTGCAGGCCCGGATGTTGTGAGCCCCCGGGTGCTCAAAGCCTGTGCCCCCCAGCTATGTGGAGTCCTCCACAACATCTTCAGCCTGAGCCTGAGTCTTCACAAGGTCCCCGTGAAAACGTCATGCATCGTTCCCGTGCCGAAGACGCCGCGCCCCAGTGGCCATAAGGACTACAGACCCGGGGCATTGACATCACACATCATGAAGACCCTGGAGAGACTCATCCTGGAGCAGCTCCGGCCCATGGTCAGACCACTTCTGGACCCCCTCCCGTTCGCATACCAGCCCCGACTAGGAGTTGAGGACGCCATCATCTACCTGCTCAACTGCGTCTACGCCCACCTGGACAAGCCAGGGAGCACTGTGAGAGTCac atacagggtcagaccCAGAGGCCGGGACCCCACTAACTTCATCCACCCTTCTCTCTCTACTCATATTGAGCAAGtggtggcaggggggctgtggaactgccagtccgctgtgcagaaggctgagtttatctcaggttatgcatccatgctcttccttaactttcttgctcttacagagacctggatcaccccagaaaacactgccacacccacagctctgtctgatgtgtactctttctctcacactcccagagctgcgaggcggggcggtggtactggcctgctgatttccaaggactggaaatactctctttgttccatcttgcaattctctccctcctcctttgaatttcatgctgtcactgtctctcacccagtcaagctcaccatcgctgtagtttatcgcccaccaggccctattggggacttcctggaagagctggacactcttgtctctcacttccctgatgatggctccggcctcacccttctcggtgatttcaacatccagacagagaagcttcaccctcttgtttctcttctctcctccttcgacctagctctctccccatctcctcctacccacaaggctggcaacatactggaccttatcttcaccaggcactgttctagcgccaacctctctgtcactccccttTATCTCTCTGACCATtacttcatgtcctacaccctctccctctcttctcctccctcccgaccttcccccacccacttggtatcttctcgtcccaatctccgctctctctcccccactgacttctcttctgttctctctgctctgcctgcccctgaatctttttctcttctttcccctgacacttctactgatcttcttctctccaccctgtcctcctctctggacaaactctgtcccctcacctccaggcctgcacactcagctccacctgccccatggctgtcggactcagtgcgtactgagaggcggagcgtgagggcggccgagtgcaaatggaggaaaagtaaacttcctgaagaccttcttgccttccagtcattgctttccactttttcctcctctctctctgctgcaaaaactgccttcttctgtaacaaaattcaaacttctgcttccaaccccaaagaactcttccaaactttctcatccctcctccaacccccatcccctctcccctcctcctccctcctccctgacgatttcgccgacttctttgacaagaaggttaacgatatccgatcttccttccctcacctcccagctgtccacaccacccacacctgtcgcccttccactcctccctccctaccaccttctccctcacctccctctctgtcccacttctctcccctctctgcaaatgaggtcctccaccttgtaacatccagccgccccaccacatgttcccttgacccagtcccttcccctctccttcattctgctgcacctgatcttcttccttacctgacccacctcattaacacatctttgacatcaggctcttttccttctgctttcaagactgccagagtcactcctcttctaaagaaaccagctctagacccttcagagatcaagaactacagaccggtatcccttctaccctttctgtccaaaactcttgaacgtgctgtcttcaaacaactgtcctcttacctccaccagaacaacctcttggatccctaccagtccgggttcaaggtgggccactcaactgagacggccctcctagcagtaactgagtcactccaaactgctcgagctaactctctctcctctgtcctgattctcctggacgtgtctgcagcatttgacacagtgaaccacgacatccttctctctaccctggagggaatgggggtttctggctcttcactctccatgttctcatcctacctgacagatcgcttctaccaggtcacactgcgagggtctgtgtcgaagccacgtaggctcaccaccggggttccccaaggttcggtcctgggtcctcttcttttctccctctacacatcatctcttggttctgtcatccactcccataacttttcctaccactgctatgcagacgacacccagctgattctgtcttttcccccttctgacacccaagtggaagcacgcattgctgcgtgcctggcagacatctcggggtggatgtcgatgcaccaccttaagctcaacctggaccagactgagctggtgtttctcccggggaagggatgcccgttcagagacctggccatcaccatggatgactctgtggtgacatcaacccggaccgcgaggaatctgggtgtgacactggacgacgaactgtcgttctcgccaaacatcgcatcagtgacccgttcctgccgattcctcctctacaacatccggaggattcgccccttcctcaccgacaaggcagcacaggtgctcatccaggctctggtcatctcccgcctggactactgcaactccctccttgctggcgccccggcttctgccatcagacctctggagctggttcagaaagctgctgctcgtctggtgttcaacctccccaagttctcccacaccactccccttctccgctctctacactggctccctgtagctgctcgcatccagtttaagactctggtgctggcctacagggcagtggaaggaacagctccttcatacctccaggccatggtcaagccctacaccccggcccgaccacttcgctctgcggccaccaggcgcctggctgccccgtcactcaggggtccctgcgcacgatcgacacggtcacggcttttctctgttctggcaccccgatggtggaacgatctcccgactgatatcaggacagctgagtcgctgcccatcttttgccgtaggctgaaaacccacctcttcaagaaaaactaccctgatccgccctcttag